Proteins found in one Mytilus edulis chromosome 2, xbMytEdul2.2, whole genome shotgun sequence genomic segment:
- the LOC139512373 gene encoding bromodomain-containing protein 3-like isoform X2, protein MMADMTRIGGDSSLSPLRHNSASEYNFTSDSEKSDVKVENANDSDFNDPASPLSSTQDHVSSTEKKKGRNTNQLQYLLKNVMKMVWKHQYSWPFQKPVDPSLLNLPDYFKIIKHPMDLGSIKKKLETHKYFSASECIQDFNQMFTNCYIYNKPGEDIVLMAQVLEKLFLQKVAQMPAEEQEVAASSKKTPKNKFRTLSSTPKNSIIKPLATPTPVNSQPSAQSSQLSTTSLAPASTTVVTVAPPSQTMPSAPVTTAAETTGTYTNHSISESAVIPPQAPTKTKRGVKRKADTTTPIVATMPKDPSIEPTPVKVEKAPAKIPPTRRESNRPIKKPKRDLLEEDSPDPEKTVSKAKKGKLSEQLKFCNNMVKELIAKKHAEYAWPFYKPVDAEMLGLHDYYEIIKKPMDLGSIKKKMDNREYKSPSEFADDTRLIFTNCYRYNPSDSDVVMMAKKLQDVFEMKYAKLPDEPHTANGDKADSGSDTSESESESDNESEEEREQKIKSLQEELKKIQDDLGKLTEEHMQKLKQKKEKSEIKKKKKKVKIEKVKVIETPALVASSTNATIVPPSVNDVKTPKVKATKKLPLEPKSTKKKTPATRTPSAKKNKIVSSGTGGPPPPVAFDSDDEDNAKPMTYDEKRQLSLDINKLPGDKLGRVVFIIQSREPSLRDSNPDEIEIDFETLKPSTLRELEAYVMSCLKKKARKPYTKKASGKSREEAQKEKKMELEQKLIEVHEKLGSSAKKAKKEEGGVVNVDGASRLSDGSSSSSGTDSSSDSSSSSSSESSDSESGSPMKKKKTRSRHGSSEGAGMINQGKGKSQQVGSRRRSSNALSSPPVKITIGGNDMVMLSPTSRRRSSPQKTMNSIPPPSIQAMTNSLPPVPPPSQPITSHQTPVIQQKPPSPVITAPAPAPPVKPVTHSLPQQPSRPSGLATAKPQTKLIVPTVPVPTGNTMNISPPSLSPPPLLVEKRVPDFHPLSPTKSHEDSADNLLDFYLGEDNNSSSPKPSPPKTAPPAPPGATISASGVGVRFGSSSSNPNLSTMAPGLSTPGSGGGGGTNSIRPIQADKTPVPQVKKDTFKVKNAGSWSSLANMSTPSSQKKGPSAMQSFEQFKKAAKQKEERDKMMKEQEEKRKFNKEMEERNRQRSEMEKLREREEEEALDAARKSSNDDAARQREADRKAKEIERRKEQERRRREAMANRIDMNAQSDLMASFEEMM, encoded by the exons GATTACTTCAAAATAATCAAACATCCAATGGATCTAGGATCTATCAAGAAAAAACTAGAAACACACAAGTATTTCTCAGCTTCAGAATGTATTCAGGACTTCAATCAGATGTTTACCAATTGCTACATTTACAATAAACCAGGAGAG GATATTGTGCTGATGGCCCAGGTGCTGGAAAAACTTTTTCTTCAAAAGGTAGCTCAAATGCCTGCTGAAGAACAGGAGGTGGCTGCCTCAAGCAAAAAGACTCCTAAAAACAAATTTAGAACTTTATCTTCAACACCCAAGAATTCTATAATAAAACCATTAGCTACTCCCACCCCTGTTAATTCTCAACCTTCCGCCCAGTCATCACAGCTATCAACTACTTCATTAGCACCAGCATCTACAACTGTTGTTACAGTAGCACCACCTAGTCAGACAATGCCTTCAGCGCCTGTTACAACAGCGGCAGAAACAACAGGGACTTACACTAATCATAGTATATCAGAGTCTGCTGTCATTCCTCCTCAAGCACCAACTAAG acaaaaagaGGTGTAAAAAGAAAAGCTGATACCACCACACCCATTGTTGCAACCATGCCTAAGGATCCATCAATTGAACCAACTCCTGTAAAAGTAGAAAAGGCTCCAGCTAAAATTCCTCCCACTCGAAGAGAAAGCAATCGTCCGATCAAAAAGCCAAAGAGAGATTTACTAGAAGAAGATTCTCCCGATCCA GAAAAAACTGTGTCTAAAGCGAAAAAAGGAAAACTGTCTGAACAGCTCAAATTTTGCAATAATATGGTGAAAGAATTGATTGCCAAAAAGCATGCT GAGTATGCTTGGCCATTTTACAAACCAGTAGATGCAGAAATGCTTGGTCTTCATGATTATTATGAAATAATTAAGAAGCCAATGGACCTTGGAAGTATAAAA aaaaaaatggacaATAGAGAATACAAGTCTCCTTCAGAGTTTGCTGATGATACACGGTTAATATTTACAAATTGTTATAGATACAATCCTTCTGATAGTGACGTTGTTATGATGGCTAAAAAACTGCAGGAtgtatttgaaatgaaatatgcAAAATTGCCAGATGAGCCACATACTGCCAATGGTGACAAGGCAGATAGTGGTAGTGATACTTCTGAAAGTGAATCGGAGTCTGACAATGAAAGTGAGGAAGAAAGGgaacaaaaaattaaaagtcTTCAGGAAGAACTGAAAAAAATTCAAGATGATTTAGGTAAATTGACAGAAGAACATatgcaaaaattaaaacagaaaaaggaaaagagtgagataaagaagaaaaaaaagaaggtaAAAATTGAGAAAGTTAAGGTGATAGAGACACCTGCTTTGGTGGCATCAAGTACAAATGCTACTATTGTACCACCATCTGTGAACGATGTTAAAACACCGAAAGTGAAAGCTACGAAAAAATTGCCATTAGAACCAAAAAGTACAAAGAAAAAGACTCCAGCAACTCGTACACCTAGTGCTAAGAAAAATAAGATAGTGTCTTCAGGGACTGGTGGGCCTCCTCCACCTGTGGCATTTGATAGTGATGATGAAGACAATGCTAAACCAATGACTTATGATGAAAAACGACAGCTCAGTTTGGATATTAATAAACTTCCAG GTGATAAATTAGGAAGAGTTGTGTTCATTATACAGTCTAGAGAACCGTCCTTGCGAGACTCTAATCCAGATGAAATAGAAATAGACTTTGAAACTCTCAAACCTTCCACGTTGCGAGAATTAGAAGCATATGTGATGTCTTGTCTGAAAAAGAAAGCAAGAAAGCCATATA ccaaaaaagccTCTGGAAAGTCGAGAGAAGAAGCTCAGAAAGAGAAAAAGATGGAGTTAGAACAAAAATTAATTGAGGTTCATGAAAAGCTGGGAAGTAGTGCAAAGAAAGCCAAGAAAG AAGAAGGAGGTGTTGTGAATGTTGATGGTGCCAGTAGATTGTCAGATGGTAGCAGTAGCTCATCTGGGACAGATTCCAGCAGTGACAGCAGTTCATCAAGTTCTTCAGAATCTAGTGATTCTGAATCAG GATCTccaatgaagaagaaaaaaacacgtTCAAGACATGGTAGTTCTGAAGGTGCTGGGATGATTAATCAGGGCAAAGGAAAGAGCCAACAG GTTGGTAGCCGAAGAAGAAGCAGTAATGCTCTGTCATCTCCCCCAGTCAAAATTACTATCGGTGGAAACGACATGGTCATGTTGTCACCAACATCAAGAAGAAGATCATCACCTCAGAAAACTATGAATTCTATACCACCACCATCAATACAAGCAATGACAAATTCCTTACCACCTGTCCCACCACCATCTCAGCCAATCACTAGTCACCAAACACCTGTTATACAGCAAAAACCTCCATCTCCAGTAATCACAG CACCTGCACCTGCACCTCCAGTTAAACCAGTAACTCACTCACTTCCTCAACAGCCCAGTCGTCCTTCGGGGCTGGCTACAGCAAAGCCACAGACAAAATTAATTG ttccAACAGTACCAGTACCTACTGGCAACACTATGAATATCTCTCCTCCCAGTTTATCACCTCCACCATTGCTTGTGGAGAAGAGAGTTCCAGATTTTCATCCATTGTCACCAACCAAGTCCCATGAAGATTCAGCTGACAATTTACTGGATTTTTACCTTGGAGAAGATAATAATAGCAGTAGTCCTAAACCTAGTCCACCTAAAACAGCACCTCCTGCTCCACCTGGTGCTACTATAT CTGCTAGTGGAGTAGGAGTAAGATTTGGATCAAGTTCCAGTAATCCTAATTTATCGACCATGGCTCCTGGGTTATCTACCCCTGGCAGTGGAGGAGGAGGAGGAACAAACTCTATACGACCAATACAGGCAGATAAAACGCCTGTTCCTCAGGTTAAAAAG gaTACTTTTAAGGTAAAGAACGCTGGTTCTTGGTCAAGCTTAGCAAACATGTCAACTCCTTCATCTCAAAAGAAGGGACCCAGTGCAATGCAAAGCTTTGAACAGTTTAAAAAAGCAGCCAAACAGAAGGAAGAGAGG GACAAAATGATGAAAGAACAAGAAGAAAAGAGGAAATTTAATAAAGAAATGGAGGAAAGAAATAGACAGAGATCAGAAATGGAGAAACTTAG AGAACGTGAAGAAGAGGAAGCATTAGATGCTGCAAGAAAATCAAGTAATGATGACGCTGCTCGCCAAAGAGAGGCTGACAGAAAAGCAAAAGAAATAGAACGTAGAAAGGAACAGGAGAGAAGACGACGTGAAGCT ATGGCAAACAGAATAGATATGAATGCTCAGAGTGATTTAATGGCCTCATTTGAAGAAATGATGTGA
- the LOC139512373 gene encoding bromodomain-containing protein 3-like isoform X1, whose product MMADMTRIGGDSSLSPLRHNSASEYNFTSDSEKSDVKVENANDSDFNDPASPLSSTQDHVSSTEKKKGRNTNQLQYLLKNVMKMVWKHQYSWPFQKPVDPSLLNLPDYFKIIKHPMDLGSIKKKLETHKYFSASECIQDFNQMFTNCYIYNKPGEDIVLMAQVLEKLFLQKVAQMPAEEQEVAASSKKTPKNKFRTLSSTPKNSIIKPLATPTPVNSQPSAQSSQLSTTSLAPASTTVVTVAPPSQTMPSAPVTTAAETTGTYTNHSISESAVIPPQAPTKTKRGVKRKADTTTPIVATMPKDPSIEPTPVKVEKAPAKIPPTRRESNRPIKKPKRDLLEEDSPDPSFFLQEKTVSKAKKGKLSEQLKFCNNMVKELIAKKHAEYAWPFYKPVDAEMLGLHDYYEIIKKPMDLGSIKKKMDNREYKSPSEFADDTRLIFTNCYRYNPSDSDVVMMAKKLQDVFEMKYAKLPDEPHTANGDKADSGSDTSESESESDNESEEEREQKIKSLQEELKKIQDDLGKLTEEHMQKLKQKKEKSEIKKKKKKVKIEKVKVIETPALVASSTNATIVPPSVNDVKTPKVKATKKLPLEPKSTKKKTPATRTPSAKKNKIVSSGTGGPPPPVAFDSDDEDNAKPMTYDEKRQLSLDINKLPGDKLGRVVFIIQSREPSLRDSNPDEIEIDFETLKPSTLRELEAYVMSCLKKKARKPYTKKASGKSREEAQKEKKMELEQKLIEVHEKLGSSAKKAKKEEGGVVNVDGASRLSDGSSSSSGTDSSSDSSSSSSSESSDSESGSPMKKKKTRSRHGSSEGAGMINQGKGKSQQVGSRRRSSNALSSPPVKITIGGNDMVMLSPTSRRRSSPQKTMNSIPPPSIQAMTNSLPPVPPPSQPITSHQTPVIQQKPPSPVITAPAPAPPVKPVTHSLPQQPSRPSGLATAKPQTKLIVPTVPVPTGNTMNISPPSLSPPPLLVEKRVPDFHPLSPTKSHEDSADNLLDFYLGEDNNSSSPKPSPPKTAPPAPPGATISASGVGVRFGSSSSNPNLSTMAPGLSTPGSGGGGGTNSIRPIQADKTPVPQVKKDTFKVKNAGSWSSLANMSTPSSQKKGPSAMQSFEQFKKAAKQKEERDKMMKEQEEKRKFNKEMEERNRQRSEMEKLREREEEEALDAARKSSNDDAARQREADRKAKEIERRKEQERRRREAMANRIDMNAQSDLMASFEEMM is encoded by the exons GATTACTTCAAAATAATCAAACATCCAATGGATCTAGGATCTATCAAGAAAAAACTAGAAACACACAAGTATTTCTCAGCTTCAGAATGTATTCAGGACTTCAATCAGATGTTTACCAATTGCTACATTTACAATAAACCAGGAGAG GATATTGTGCTGATGGCCCAGGTGCTGGAAAAACTTTTTCTTCAAAAGGTAGCTCAAATGCCTGCTGAAGAACAGGAGGTGGCTGCCTCAAGCAAAAAGACTCCTAAAAACAAATTTAGAACTTTATCTTCAACACCCAAGAATTCTATAATAAAACCATTAGCTACTCCCACCCCTGTTAATTCTCAACCTTCCGCCCAGTCATCACAGCTATCAACTACTTCATTAGCACCAGCATCTACAACTGTTGTTACAGTAGCACCACCTAGTCAGACAATGCCTTCAGCGCCTGTTACAACAGCGGCAGAAACAACAGGGACTTACACTAATCATAGTATATCAGAGTCTGCTGTCATTCCTCCTCAAGCACCAACTAAG acaaaaagaGGTGTAAAAAGAAAAGCTGATACCACCACACCCATTGTTGCAACCATGCCTAAGGATCCATCAATTGAACCAACTCCTGTAAAAGTAGAAAAGGCTCCAGCTAAAATTCCTCCCACTCGAAGAGAAAGCAATCGTCCGATCAAAAAGCCAAAGAGAGATTTACTAGAAGAAGATTCTCCCGATCCA TCATTTTTTTTGCAGGAAAAAACTGTGTCTAAAGCGAAAAAAGGAAAACTGTCTGAACAGCTCAAATTTTGCAATAATATGGTGAAAGAATTGATTGCCAAAAAGCATGCT GAGTATGCTTGGCCATTTTACAAACCAGTAGATGCAGAAATGCTTGGTCTTCATGATTATTATGAAATAATTAAGAAGCCAATGGACCTTGGAAGTATAAAA aaaaaaatggacaATAGAGAATACAAGTCTCCTTCAGAGTTTGCTGATGATACACGGTTAATATTTACAAATTGTTATAGATACAATCCTTCTGATAGTGACGTTGTTATGATGGCTAAAAAACTGCAGGAtgtatttgaaatgaaatatgcAAAATTGCCAGATGAGCCACATACTGCCAATGGTGACAAGGCAGATAGTGGTAGTGATACTTCTGAAAGTGAATCGGAGTCTGACAATGAAAGTGAGGAAGAAAGGgaacaaaaaattaaaagtcTTCAGGAAGAACTGAAAAAAATTCAAGATGATTTAGGTAAATTGACAGAAGAACATatgcaaaaattaaaacagaaaaaggaaaagagtgagataaagaagaaaaaaaagaaggtaAAAATTGAGAAAGTTAAGGTGATAGAGACACCTGCTTTGGTGGCATCAAGTACAAATGCTACTATTGTACCACCATCTGTGAACGATGTTAAAACACCGAAAGTGAAAGCTACGAAAAAATTGCCATTAGAACCAAAAAGTACAAAGAAAAAGACTCCAGCAACTCGTACACCTAGTGCTAAGAAAAATAAGATAGTGTCTTCAGGGACTGGTGGGCCTCCTCCACCTGTGGCATTTGATAGTGATGATGAAGACAATGCTAAACCAATGACTTATGATGAAAAACGACAGCTCAGTTTGGATATTAATAAACTTCCAG GTGATAAATTAGGAAGAGTTGTGTTCATTATACAGTCTAGAGAACCGTCCTTGCGAGACTCTAATCCAGATGAAATAGAAATAGACTTTGAAACTCTCAAACCTTCCACGTTGCGAGAATTAGAAGCATATGTGATGTCTTGTCTGAAAAAGAAAGCAAGAAAGCCATATA ccaaaaaagccTCTGGAAAGTCGAGAGAAGAAGCTCAGAAAGAGAAAAAGATGGAGTTAGAACAAAAATTAATTGAGGTTCATGAAAAGCTGGGAAGTAGTGCAAAGAAAGCCAAGAAAG AAGAAGGAGGTGTTGTGAATGTTGATGGTGCCAGTAGATTGTCAGATGGTAGCAGTAGCTCATCTGGGACAGATTCCAGCAGTGACAGCAGTTCATCAAGTTCTTCAGAATCTAGTGATTCTGAATCAG GATCTccaatgaagaagaaaaaaacacgtTCAAGACATGGTAGTTCTGAAGGTGCTGGGATGATTAATCAGGGCAAAGGAAAGAGCCAACAG GTTGGTAGCCGAAGAAGAAGCAGTAATGCTCTGTCATCTCCCCCAGTCAAAATTACTATCGGTGGAAACGACATGGTCATGTTGTCACCAACATCAAGAAGAAGATCATCACCTCAGAAAACTATGAATTCTATACCACCACCATCAATACAAGCAATGACAAATTCCTTACCACCTGTCCCACCACCATCTCAGCCAATCACTAGTCACCAAACACCTGTTATACAGCAAAAACCTCCATCTCCAGTAATCACAG CACCTGCACCTGCACCTCCAGTTAAACCAGTAACTCACTCACTTCCTCAACAGCCCAGTCGTCCTTCGGGGCTGGCTACAGCAAAGCCACAGACAAAATTAATTG ttccAACAGTACCAGTACCTACTGGCAACACTATGAATATCTCTCCTCCCAGTTTATCACCTCCACCATTGCTTGTGGAGAAGAGAGTTCCAGATTTTCATCCATTGTCACCAACCAAGTCCCATGAAGATTCAGCTGACAATTTACTGGATTTTTACCTTGGAGAAGATAATAATAGCAGTAGTCCTAAACCTAGTCCACCTAAAACAGCACCTCCTGCTCCACCTGGTGCTACTATAT CTGCTAGTGGAGTAGGAGTAAGATTTGGATCAAGTTCCAGTAATCCTAATTTATCGACCATGGCTCCTGGGTTATCTACCCCTGGCAGTGGAGGAGGAGGAGGAACAAACTCTATACGACCAATACAGGCAGATAAAACGCCTGTTCCTCAGGTTAAAAAG gaTACTTTTAAGGTAAAGAACGCTGGTTCTTGGTCAAGCTTAGCAAACATGTCAACTCCTTCATCTCAAAAGAAGGGACCCAGTGCAATGCAAAGCTTTGAACAGTTTAAAAAAGCAGCCAAACAGAAGGAAGAGAGG GACAAAATGATGAAAGAACAAGAAGAAAAGAGGAAATTTAATAAAGAAATGGAGGAAAGAAATAGACAGAGATCAGAAATGGAGAAACTTAG AGAACGTGAAGAAGAGGAAGCATTAGATGCTGCAAGAAAATCAAGTAATGATGACGCTGCTCGCCAAAGAGAGGCTGACAGAAAAGCAAAAGAAATAGAACGTAGAAAGGAACAGGAGAGAAGACGACGTGAAGCT ATGGCAAACAGAATAGATATGAATGCTCAGAGTGATTTAATGGCCTCATTTGAAGAAATGATGTGA